The Campylobacter concisus genome contains the following window.
ATCATAAAAGAAAGCTTGCTTATGCAGGAATTTTGGCCAAAAAACACGGCGATAAGATAATATTTATCAAAAAATTTATCTACGGCGTCAAAACTTTGGTTCCTATCGCACTTGGACTTACGAAGTATTCATTTTATAAATTTAGCATTATAAATTTGATCTCGTCAGTACTTTGGGCGGTCATTATCGGATTTGCCAGCTTTAAAGCGGGTGATTATTTTGTAGGCGCAAGCGACTATCTTGGCGAGCATGGATATATTATGTCTCTTGCTATGGTTTGTTTGTTGCTTGGAATTTTGTTTTTTTTACAACATATTACAAAAAGGAGAAAAGCATGAAAAAGGTGATATCTGCTTTAATCGTGGTTATCGTGGTGGCCATTGGAGCGGTTTATTTTGCTTCAAATGAGGTGGAGAAAAACTATCAAAGGATAGTGAATGATCTAAACAATATTAAGGGCTTTAAAATTTCTAATAACAATTACAAAAAAGGTTTTTTTGGTTCAAAAGGATCATTTGATTTTAGTGTTTCAAAAGATCTTTTGGAAAATATATTTGGTAAAAATGTAAATGAGGATTTGGTTTTTAAAGTAGAAAATGAAATTTCTCATACAGTGCTTGCTTTTATAGATGGCTTTGAAATAGACTCAAAAATTTCTATTCAAAACGATATGATTAAAAACATTATCGCAACATTTATGGGATCAAATGTTATTGCAACAACTAAAACAAAA
Protein-coding sequences here:
- a CDS encoding DedA family protein; protein product: MQDIINSVSTYGYIVLFFYSLGGGMVALIAAGILSFAGKMDITLSIIVAAVANTIGDTLIFYVARFNKNSLMPYIKNHKRKLAYAGILAKKHGDKIIFIKKFIYGVKTLVPIALGLTKYSFYKFSIINLISSVLWAVIIGFASFKAGDYFVGASDYLGEHGYIMSLAMVCLLLGILFFLQHITKRRKA